AGACGCAGATCAAAGCTGATTTCGTCTTAATGGGCTGTCAGCCAGCTTCAACGGGACTCTTCGAGGAACCGAGCGAGCTGATAAAAGAGATGGCTGAGAGGCTTGCCGAGTTACTAGCGGGAATCCTGCGCGGTGATGGGTATGATTGAATACGTGTGGCTTGTGGCCGGTATCCTGGGCGTTGTCTCTGCTCTTTTAGACCTGAAAGCGGAAGAGAGCAGGGAGGAGACACTGAAAGACCTCTTCCTCGGCACCGGCTTCTTGCTGTGGTATTTCCGAAGAGACGTTCTCGGCTCCATCTTCATCCTCGCGGCGGTGCTCGTTTACCTGCCCGAGTTAAGGAAGAAATGGATCAGATGGAGGCACGGATGAGAAAAGCATATTAACACCAAAAACTAAACTCGGGTGATCGGTTATGACGAGCATAGCAATTAGAGTTCCCGAGGGTGTTGATATAGAATTTGCAAAAAGGCTTGCAAAGCTGGTAGAGAAAAGGTTAGCCGAGCTGACGGAACTCAACAGACTTCTGAGTGACTCGGAACTAACCGACGAAGACATGGGGGAAGTAATCAAGGAGTTCCGAACACAACGGAGATCATAGAACCCTTTCCCGAGTGCCTCTGATTCTCCCCAAATCCTTCCTCGTGTTCACGTTGAAGAAGCTCTCCCTCCACTCCTCCGGAAGGCTTTCGATTTCAATGTAGCAGGCGTCGCTCTCCATTATTGCCCTGTTTATCGCATAATGCCCGGCTTTGATCTTCTCTTCCAAGAACTCTCTGAACTCCGAAGAATAGGCCGCATGGAGCGGCTCAAGGTAGCCGTTGCCCCATCTGGGAACGCAGGCGGGCTTTTTAGCTGTCTTAAAGCGCTCGACTATGAAGTCAACGAACTCCGGAACGAGAAGAGGCA
The sequence above is drawn from the Thermococcus pacificus genome and encodes:
- the mobA gene encoding molybdenum cofactor guanylyltransferase MobA, encoding MIAAVLAGGSGRRFGGDKLLFRIDGRPLALHTIERLKKADSITKVVIVASPENADKLKAFGHVVVDELLVGPIGGVYTALSLGDAFVVAGDMPLLVPEFVDFIVERFKTAKKPACVPRWGNGYLEPLHAAYSSEFREFLEEKIKAGHYAINRAIMESDACYIEIESLPEEWRESFFNVNTRKDLGRIRGTRERVL